CTTCGTCGGTCGGCGTTTCCGGAACGACCCGGTCGTCGGGCTTGATGACGGTCTCGCTGGTTCCGGATTCGACGGTGATCAGGCCGTCCTCCTTGAGCGTCGACAGCGCCATCTCGAGTTCGTCGATATCGACCTCGACGGCGGCGCGCAGTTCGAAGACGGTCATCCCGTCGTCGGTGCGATCGACGAGCGCGTCGAGTACCGCCACCTCCGTCGACTCCCGGTCCCGGTACTCCCGCTTTGCTCTCATCCGTTTCCGTATTCGACGACCGGGGATTTGACGTTTGTCGTTCACCGGGCAGGCAGCGACCGATCGTGACGTTCGTGATATAACTCGTGTCTCGAGAGGCAGTACGTTTTTTATGGTGTGACTGGGTACGGTGGGACAATGGTCCTGCGATGTTCGCTGCTCGGTCACGACTACGGTGACACCGACGTCGAACGCGAGCGCGAAGAACGGGGCAGTGAGGTCGTCGTAACCGTCCAGGAGTACGAGGAGTGTGAGCGCTGTGGCGATCGGAACGTCATTAGCGAGAACACCGAGGTAACGAGCCTCTCCGCCGAGACGGCCGCCGACGCGCTTCCCGACGAGTACGATCTCGAGTCCGACTCGACTGCACCGACCGACGGCGAGGCCGTCGAAACACCACCAGACGCGACCGCGGAGGCCGGCACCGAGGTCGAGTTCTCCGAAGGCGATGACGACGCTGCGTTGATCGACGCCGACGACGGTGATGCCGATCCGGCCGCGCCGGCTGCCGGTGCACCCGAAACCGAGCCGGCGGCCGGCTCCGACGAGGCCGAGGACGAGTTCGACGTTCCGACCGATGAGAACGGCGATCCCGTCACCGACGACGGCGAAATCCTCGAGGACGACGAACCGCCGGCCGATCGCGACCGCGAACACGGCGAGTGGCCCGACTCGGAGGACGTCGGGCCGCCCGTCGGCG
Above is a window of Natronorubrum tibetense GA33 DNA encoding:
- a CDS encoding DUF6432 family protein, yielding MRAKREYRDRESTEVAVLDALVDRTDDGMTVFELRAAVEVDIDELEMALSTLKEDGLITVESGTSETVIKPDDRVVPETPTDEDEAQTIGDWIRERLPF
- a CDS encoding DUF7093 family protein; its protein translation is MVLRCSLLGHDYGDTDVEREREERGSEVVVTVQEYEECERCGDRNVISENTEVTSLSAETAADALPDEYDLESDSTAPTDGEAVETPPDATAEAGTEVEFSEGDDDAALIDADDGDADPAAPAAGAPETEPAAGSDEAEDEFDVPTDENGDPVTDDGEILEDDEPPADRDREHGEWPDSEDVGPPVGAANEPTEWPDSDDAEADDADAVAPAETDDDAELVDADTEVTDDAMILEDDTDATSDGAESPAAADARSVTTTEPNPSDAQGADEATAQADTSGNSGSGIERAATAPTPGQSGGTARDDIPSEFYCPRCEYVAGSDRSSLRAGDICPECRKGYLGEREQ